From one Melioribacteraceae bacterium genomic stretch:
- a CDS encoding N-acetylmuramoyl-L-alanine amidase, protein MRKLISNTIVIVLFFFLVQSSIEAQRMLKLSLSVDGKTEHVSYITRKGISYASAKEIVLALGGNFYYSDETAKLELKFSEYNLKLTGRNQFVVLTNRSNNNQNVFQLPISTLLVQDDVMIPMIYVSKVLSLAYGKEINYDDGRKHISITEKSAPIIADIPIKDEKPVVSPKPEPVKEKDTKTVVASKYDIYDMAIDEKSNGTMIRLKSQKNLKGYRSSIKNNTLYLFLTGTSVDPSITQVKPFGLVKKVERKTVAGNIQLEFQLKDNFAAHETFRDVESDDILISIQNKMFDKPVVDLVSKINEWKFDVVVIDAGHGGKDPGAIGVTGVREKDVNLGIALKLGKLIEQKIPGVKVVYTRDNDTFVELFKRGKIANEANGKLFISIHCNALKQKPSTTRGFEVYLLRPGRTQRAIEIAEFENSVIHFEEDPNRYQALTDENFILVSMAHSAYMRYSEKFSDILNQKWTAHTKIPSRGIKQAGFYVLVGASMPSVLIETGFLTNREDEAYLKSEKGQKEIANAILNSVIAYKDYYDKALLETSN, encoded by the coding sequence TTGAGAAAACTTATCTCAAATACAATCGTAATCGTTTTATTTTTCTTTCTCGTTCAATCGAGTATTGAAGCACAGCGTATGCTTAAGCTAAGCTTATCGGTTGATGGGAAAACAGAACATGTTTCTTACATTACTCGTAAAGGGATTAGTTATGCTTCGGCAAAAGAGATCGTTTTGGCTTTAGGTGGTAATTTCTATTACAGTGATGAGACAGCAAAGCTTGAATTAAAATTCAGCGAATATAATCTAAAACTTACCGGCAGAAATCAATTTGTCGTTTTAACTAATAGAAGCAATAACAATCAAAATGTATTTCAATTACCAATATCCACTTTACTCGTACAAGATGATGTAATGATACCTATGATATATGTTTCTAAAGTACTCTCACTTGCGTATGGAAAAGAAATAAATTATGATGATGGACGTAAACATATAAGCATTACAGAAAAATCTGCACCGATAATCGCCGACATACCAATTAAAGATGAAAAGCCTGTTGTTTCACCCAAACCAGAACCGGTAAAAGAAAAGGATACGAAAACAGTTGTCGCATCAAAGTATGATATTTATGATATGGCAATTGATGAAAAATCAAATGGGACAATGATAAGACTCAAATCCCAAAAGAATTTAAAGGGTTATAGAAGCTCAATAAAAAATAATACACTGTATTTATTTTTAACAGGAACAAGCGTTGATCCGAGCATAACACAAGTTAAACCATTCGGGTTGGTGAAAAAAGTTGAACGAAAAACCGTAGCAGGAAATATTCAACTTGAGTTTCAATTGAAAGATAATTTTGCAGCTCATGAAACATTTAGAGATGTTGAGAGTGATGATATTCTTATTTCTATCCAAAATAAAATGTTTGATAAACCGGTAGTTGATTTAGTAAGTAAAATTAATGAATGGAAGTTTGATGTAGTGGTTATTGATGCCGGACATGGCGGTAAAGATCCCGGTGCAATCGGAGTTACCGGTGTTAGAGAAAAAGACGTAAATCTTGGTATTGCGTTAAAACTTGGAAAACTTATTGAACAAAAAATACCGGGTGTGAAAGTCGTCTATACAAGAGACAACGATACTTTTGTTGAATTATTCAAACGTGGAAAAATTGCAAACGAAGCAAACGGTAAATTATTCATCTCAATTCACTGCAATGCTTTAAAACAAAAACCGAGTACGACAAGAGGATTTGAAGTCTATTTACTTCGTCCCGGTAGAACTCAACGCGCGATTGAAATTGCTGAATTTGAAAATAGTGTAATTCATTTTGAAGAAGATCCGAACAGGTATCAAGCATTAACTGATGAGAATTTTATTTTAGTAAGTATGGCTCATTCGGCTTATATGCGTTATTCCGAGAAATTTTCAGATATACTAAATCAAAAGTGGACTGCACATACAAAAATTCCGTCACGTGGGATTAAACAAGCCGGATTCTATGTTCTTGTAGGGGCTTCGATGCCAAGTGTTCTTATTGAAACCGGATTTTTAACAAATCGAGAAGATGAAGCATATCTTAAAAGTGAAAAGGGTCAAAAAGAAATTGCAAATGCAATTTTAAATTCCGTTATCGCTTACAAAGATTATTATGATAAAGCCTTGCTGGAGACTTCAAATTAA
- a CDS encoding isoprenylcysteine carboxylmethyltransferase family protein, protein MDVINLLVGINLFATITANASGAKKGLKSSLSEVIERPKTYLQKWPLNIAALVLILEAVGVFGLGVFEIPESDSFYIYRLIGLIIFIIFSWIQVWSYKTLGKNYSQEVIISKKQELVTNGPYRLIRHPQYISQLLSDLGAGLALASYLVLPIVIIVQIPLFVLRAQLEEKLLLKRFPVDYATFKKKTGFIFPFLG, encoded by the coding sequence ATGGATGTTATTAATTTACTTGTAGGTATTAATCTATTTGCGACAATAACTGCAAATGCTTCCGGTGCTAAAAAGGGATTGAAATCATCGTTGAGCGAAGTTATTGAACGGCCTAAGACTTATTTGCAAAAATGGCCTCTTAACATTGCAGCATTGGTGTTGATTTTAGAAGCTGTTGGTGTATTCGGTTTAGGAGTTTTTGAGATACCCGAATCTGACTCATTTTATATTTACAGATTAATTGGATTGATCATTTTCATAATTTTTTCTTGGATACAAGTTTGGTCATACAAAACACTCGGAAAGAATTATTCTCAAGAAGTAATTATCTCGAAGAAACAAGAACTTGTTACAAACGGACCCTATAGATTAATCAGGCATCCCCAATACATTTCTCAATTGTTAAGTGATCTTGGTGCCGGTTTGGCATTGGCAAGTTATCTTGTTTTACCAATTGTTATTATAGTTCAAATTCCTTTATTTGTTTTGCGTGCTCAACTTGAAGAGAAACTTTTATTAAAAAGATTTCCTGTAGATTACGCAACATTTAAAAAGAAAACCGGATTTATATTTCCATTCCTTGGTTAA
- a CDS encoding TIGR01777 family oxidoreductase, which translates to MKRIIITGATGLIGSNITTKLIERGDEVIIFSRNPQSAKKEIPGAYRYIEWNFNSIGNWSDEINEADAVIHLAGENVMGGRWTTSHKNKVEKSRVIGTKNLVDAICKSKRKPVFICASAIGFYDNSINKIVDENSEHGSGFLSYVTQKWEEEATNVEKCGVRRVSIRTGIVLEQTEGALAKMLTPFKFFIGGPLGSGKQWMPWIHIADIAALFIYAVDNEIHGAFNGVAPNVVTMNEFSLTIGKILNRPSIFKIPEFVLKLVLGEAVEVVTKGSKVFPKKTLESGFQFRYTDLSEALRNILD; encoded by the coding sequence ATGAAAAGAATAATAATTACAGGTGCAACCGGTTTAATCGGTTCGAATATCACAACCAAATTAATTGAGAGAGGGGATGAGGTTATTATTTTTTCCCGTAATCCACAATCAGCTAAAAAAGAAATCCCGGGCGCTTATCGGTATATTGAATGGAATTTTAATTCAATTGGAAATTGGTCAGATGAGATTAATGAAGCAGACGCAGTAATTCATCTTGCCGGTGAAAATGTTATGGGAGGAAGATGGACTACATCACATAAGAACAAAGTTGAAAAAAGCAGAGTTATCGGAACAAAAAATTTAGTAGATGCAATTTGCAAATCGAAAAGAAAGCCGGTCTTTATTTGTGCATCTGCAATTGGATTTTATGATAATTCTATCAATAAAATTGTTGATGAAAATTCTGAACATGGCAGTGGATTTCTATCTTATGTAACACAAAAATGGGAAGAGGAAGCAACAAATGTTGAAAAATGCGGTGTTAGAAGAGTAAGCATTAGAACAGGAATTGTGCTAGAGCAAACTGAAGGTGCATTAGCCAAAATGTTAACACCATTTAAATTTTTTATAGGTGGTCCACTCGGTAGTGGTAAACAATGGATGCCATGGATACATATTGCTGATATTGCAGCTCTTTTTATTTATGCTGTAGATAATGAAATTCACGGTGCATTCAACGGAGTTGCGCCAAATGTTGTAACAATGAATGAATTCTCATTAACAATTGGTAAAATATTAAATCGTCCATCAATATTTAAAATCCCGGAATTTGTATTAAAACTTGTATTGGGAGAAGCCGTAGAAGTAGTAACGAAAGGATCAAAAGTGTTTCCAAAGAAAACTCTAGAAAGCGGCTTTCAATTTAGATATACTGATTTAAGTGAGGCTTTAAGAAATATTCTAGATTAA
- a CDS encoding class I SAM-dependent methyltransferase has protein sequence MSKEFYRNAKAYDVAFLDREFDKECDFLEWCFNNYSKVKKSNKQNRFVELGCGPARHAREFAKRNWKSIALDLSDEMIEYARHEAKKDNLDLTGIVANMIDFKLDKKVPLAATLMESIAHITRNEDMVEHFKSVAANLKKGGLYIIEATHPQFYFPDDEPNTWISKEGNFSVEITFGDPNDSYNSLNQTWLSTTRLKIKNGNAPQVITESRSEVRWYLLQEMKLLIEKAGVFDKAWFFGSLYSIPPKPLDESEDSDAMVIVLRKAKDKVKKIEFNI, from the coding sequence ATGTCAAAGGAGTTTTATAGGAATGCAAAGGCGTATGACGTAGCTTTTTTAGATAGAGAATTCGACAAGGAATGCGATTTCCTTGAATGGTGTTTTAATAACTATTCCAAAGTAAAAAAATCAAATAAGCAAAATCGTTTTGTTGAACTTGGCTGCGGTCCTGCACGTCACGCAAGAGAATTTGCAAAACGAAATTGGAAATCAATCGCCTTAGATCTCTCAGATGAAATGATTGAATACGCAAGGCATGAAGCAAAAAAAGATAATCTTGATTTAACCGGTATTGTGGCAAACATGATTGACTTCAAGTTAGATAAAAAGGTTCCACTTGCTGCAACATTAATGGAAAGCATTGCTCATATAACACGAAATGAAGATATGGTTGAACACTTCAAATCTGTTGCTGCAAATTTGAAAAAGGGTGGACTATATATTATCGAAGCGACTCATCCCCAATTTTATTTTCCTGACGATGAACCAAACACATGGATTTCAAAGGAAGGGAATTTTTCCGTTGAAATAACTTTTGGTGATCCTAACGATTCGTACAATTCTTTAAATCAAACTTGGCTTTCTACAACACGATTGAAAATCAAAAATGGAAACGCACCTCAAGTTATAACGGAAAGTAGAAGTGAAGTTAGATGGTACTTATTACAAGAGATGAAGTTACTTATAGAGAAAGCGGGAGTTTTTGATAAAGCTTGGTTCTTTGGAAGTCTTTATAGCATTCCACCTAAACCGCTTGATGAATCTGAAGATTCCGATGCAATGGTTATTGTCTTAAGAAAAGCTAAAGATAAAGTAAAGAAAATCGAATTTAACATTTAG
- a CDS encoding DUF5686 family protein — translation MIIKFITAIFFTCSIYFAQTYELKGRIIDAVTGLPLSFANIRVLETTNGTAANVTGEYSLKLSIGSYKLAASFIGYETDTVNVNLTNSLTVNFALNPATVELAEVTVTPGINPAIEIIKKAIQRKHERNSRLNSYIFYGYTKGKILTTEEISAGSNSVGIGLGTADTSELKITGIIENQSKGYFLKPNYYKEEILARKQTSNFPSTINILTGGRLIQNFYSDDIQFFGNNLLSPIADNSLNYYYFYIEDTLAMDKNKIFQIYFSTIDNDDPGFYGRIFIKDKTYDLLKIDVDLNAAANPGGIFTKVNIFQQFTVYDSIYMPIDYRLFVEGNYLGLFKFGFELNSILYDYEINPGLASDDFSMLVLKVQPAADEKNSTYWQSVQTIPSTSIEAQAYQRIDSLESIERTFWDRFSILSSIINYDDNIYSSAPLGMYHFNNVEGHSIDFKLGLQNLLNDRFDSELNLSYGFSDKKLKKELSAKYLFGDYRTYSFDLSVFDKTNVLFDNSDNYNTFTSTLTSLFGKYDFRDYFNSTGIEFDLAGEIFPTLKLSLGFLNRTDKSLLTKSDFSFFSKDKSYSPNLSIYDTKINALKIGFDFDFRNYMEDGKFRRRLGSNNTRISFGGEILLSPTLLNSEMDFQIYKFNINSFIKSFGSTSARINLTSTVSNGAIPFQFLEALPGNIESSGKSNSFRTLGFAEIYGDRVISTFIEYNFGSELWRLLNIPLLKDWQINLTTHLNGAFVDLSKESKNILLLSPTLFLKPFWEAGFGISHPLIPLQFEFTWKLNHRGDNNFVFGINTFVL, via the coding sequence ATGATTATTAAATTTATAACGGCAATATTTTTCACTTGCTCAATTTACTTTGCTCAAACTTATGAGTTGAAAGGTAGAATAATTGATGCTGTTACCGGTCTACCACTTAGTTTTGCGAATATAAGAGTTTTAGAGACTACCAACGGAACTGCAGCAAATGTAACCGGAGAATATTCCTTAAAATTATCCATAGGTTCTTACAAATTAGCTGCTTCATTTATTGGCTATGAAACGGATACAGTAAACGTAAATTTAACGAATAGCTTGACCGTAAATTTCGCATTAAATCCGGCAACGGTTGAACTTGCCGAAGTCACTGTAACTCCGGGTATCAATCCTGCTATTGAAATAATCAAAAAAGCGATCCAAAGAAAACACGAAAGGAATTCTCGGTTAAACTCATACATATTCTATGGTTATACCAAGGGGAAAATTTTAACAACTGAAGAAATTTCTGCTGGCAGTAACAGTGTTGGTATCGGGCTAGGTACTGCCGACACATCCGAATTAAAAATTACGGGGATAATTGAAAACCAAAGTAAAGGTTACTTTCTGAAGCCCAATTATTATAAAGAAGAAATATTAGCACGGAAGCAAACATCAAACTTTCCTTCCACAATAAATATTCTAACCGGTGGAAGACTTATCCAAAATTTTTATTCGGATGATATACAATTTTTTGGCAACAATTTATTAAGTCCGATAGCCGATAATTCACTTAATTACTATTACTTCTATATCGAAGATACATTAGCAATGGATAAGAATAAAATATTCCAAATATACTTTTCTACCATTGATAATGATGACCCCGGGTTTTACGGAAGAATATTTATAAAAGATAAAACTTATGATTTACTCAAAATCGATGTTGATCTTAATGCTGCGGCTAATCCAGGTGGTATATTTACAAAGGTGAATATCTTTCAACAATTTACGGTATATGATAGTATTTATATGCCGATTGATTATAGATTGTTTGTTGAAGGAAATTATCTTGGTTTATTCAAATTTGGTTTTGAACTCAATTCAATTTTATATGATTATGAAATTAATCCCGGACTTGCCAGTGATGATTTCAGCATGTTGGTTTTAAAAGTTCAACCGGCGGCTGATGAAAAGAATTCTACTTATTGGCAGTCGGTTCAAACAATTCCCTCAACAAGTATCGAAGCACAAGCTTACCAAAGAATCGACAGCTTGGAATCGATTGAAAGAACTTTTTGGGATAGGTTTTCTATTCTTTCCAGTATTATTAATTATGATGATAACATTTACTCATCCGCACCTCTGGGAATGTATCACTTCAACAATGTTGAGGGACATTCAATCGATTTTAAATTAGGATTACAAAATTTGCTTAATGATCGATTCGATTCTGAATTAAATTTAAGTTACGGTTTCTCAGATAAAAAGCTTAAGAAAGAATTATCCGCAAAGTATCTGTTCGGAGATTATCGAACATATTCATTTGATTTATCGGTATTTGATAAAACAAATGTTTTGTTTGACAACTCGGATAATTACAATACTTTCACTTCTACCTTAACTAGTCTGTTCGGCAAATATGATTTTAGAGATTATTTTAATTCTACCGGAATTGAATTTGATTTAGCCGGCGAGATATTTCCCACTCTCAAATTAAGTTTGGGATTTCTTAATAGAACAGATAAAAGTTTGCTGACAAAGAGTGATTTTTCCTTTTTTAGCAAAGACAAATCTTATTCACCAAACCTTTCAATTTATGACACTAAGATTAACGCATTAAAAATTGGTTTTGATTTTGACTTCAGAAATTATATGGAAGATGGAAAATTCCGAAGAAGACTTGGTTCAAATAATACAAGAATTAGTTTTGGCGGAGAGATACTTCTGAGTCCGACTTTATTAAACAGTGAAATGGATTTCCAGATATATAAATTTAATATAAACTCATTTATAAAATCATTCGGATCAACTTCTGCACGAATAAATCTTACTTCAACTGTTTCAAACGGTGCAATACCTTTTCAATTTTTGGAAGCACTTCCGGGTAATATTGAGTCATCCGGAAAAAGTAATTCATTCAGAACATTAGGTTTTGCTGAAATATATGGCGATCGAGTTATTTCAACTTTTATTGAATACAATTTTGGTTCCGAACTATGGCGATTACTAAATATTCCACTTCTTAAAGATTGGCAAATTAATTTAACCACACATCTAAACGGAGCTTTTGTCGATTTATCAAAGGAAAGTAAAAACATTTTATTGCTTTCACCAACGCTATTTCTAAAACCATTTTGGGAAGCGGGTTTTGGTATTTCTCATCCTTTAATTCCGCTTCAATTTGAATTTACTTGGAAATTGAATCACCGCGGAGATAATAACTTTGTATTTGGAATAAATACCTTTGTCTTATAG
- a CDS encoding HEAT repeat domain-containing protein, with the protein MKRTLTLIALVVLLVASNNFAQAKEKLTDNQLQTLITGIKSDNPGLKRSSIFFAGYYKLTETVDVLKDEMLNAENPDIQILAALALYEIGDDNVITDLNMLAKNKDEDYKVRRMAQAIYEHWVNDKNFVSAAY; encoded by the coding sequence ATGAAACGCACACTTACTTTAATAGCTCTTGTAGTTTTATTAGTAGCATCAAACAACTTTGCTCAAGCAAAAGAAAAATTGACTGACAATCAACTTCAAACATTGATCACAGGTATTAAGTCTGATAATCCCGGTCTCAAAAGAAGCTCAATTTTCTTCGCCGGATATTATAAACTTACGGAAACTGTAGACGTTCTTAAAGATGAAATGCTAAATGCCGAAAATCCCGACATACAAATTTTAGCAGCGTTGGCACTTTATGAAATTGGAGACGATAATGTAATAACTGACTTAAATATGCTTGCTAAGAATAAAGACGAAGATTATAAAGTTAGAAGAATGGCACAAGCAATTTATGAACATTGGGTCAACGATAAAAATTTTGTAAGTGCAGCATACTAA
- a CDS encoding PAS domain S-box protein: MDDRVEFDYRSSNPETNFVPRAVLEISESINNSQNLDELFNKVHQIISEYIPSDSFYIALYDNDTKEITYPFYFDQLDESLNSEKFTQGFDDITTFAINHDNPLLITAKMFNELVKTGKISETSEMFSEWLGVPLKTNDNQTIGLMALQRNKSELVFSDSHQSFLRFVSEQIAKAIQYKRTEEELKNNELKFRMLYSKNPLMLFIVDENGKVIDANERTKIDLGYEAQELVGKNVKSVFHPDDQLMITKNIKECLAKKGSTLVWELRKITKGGETIWVREYASVLDFPAEKKTILIACENINEIKKAQLNIISSEEKYKLLTNNIDEMILMHDVNGEINYVNEAGLSLSGFDFSELMGRNIYKLFSEEYGHEIRDYIANSEKINSLFLFEVKLICKNGLKIPLEISVNKLKKHNSHENLLVVARDTRLRKSEVQNLRDYNEELKKSNSAKDKFFSIIAHDLRSPFNALLSYTEILLEDFDELKKDELKEYIHHIKNVSGNIFELLNNLLDWSRMQTDKYQIDPVNVDIQEAIYVVLRLFRESAKSKKIDMQFESDTRCYAYADANMISTILRNLISNAIKFSEDNSVIKISSTNEKDYVRVTIEDNGVGMLEEDIAKLFRIDINYTTLGTHKEKGTGLGLVLSKEMIEKNGGEIFVESHIGKGTKFSFTIPKK; this comes from the coding sequence ATGGATGATAGGGTAGAATTTGATTATCGCAGTTCTAATCCCGAGACTAATTTTGTACCACGTGCTGTTTTAGAAATCTCAGAATCTATTAATAATTCTCAAAATTTAGATGAACTTTTTAACAAAGTTCATCAGATAATTAGCGAATATATCCCTTCCGATAGCTTTTACATTGCATTATATGATAACGATACAAAAGAAATTACATATCCGTTCTACTTTGATCAATTGGATGAATCGTTAAATTCCGAGAAATTCACTCAAGGTTTTGATGACATAACTACTTTTGCTATCAATCATGATAATCCTTTATTAATAACCGCAAAAATGTTTAATGAATTAGTAAAAACCGGAAAGATCTCCGAAACTTCGGAAATGTTCAGTGAATGGCTTGGCGTTCCTTTAAAGACAAATGATAATCAGACAATCGGGCTTATGGCATTGCAAAGAAATAAATCTGAATTGGTTTTTTCAGATTCACATCAAAGCTTTCTAAGATTCGTTTCCGAGCAGATTGCCAAAGCAATTCAGTACAAAAGAACTGAGGAGGAACTCAAAAATAATGAACTTAAGTTCAGAATGTTATATTCAAAAAATCCACTTATGCTTTTTATTGTTGATGAAAATGGAAAAGTAATTGACGCAAACGAAAGAACTAAAATTGATTTGGGCTATGAAGCACAAGAATTAGTCGGTAAAAATGTAAAAAGTGTATTCCATCCCGATGACCAATTAATGATCACAAAAAACATTAAAGAATGTTTGGCTAAAAAGGGGTCAACACTTGTTTGGGAACTGCGAAAAATTACAAAAGGCGGTGAAACTATCTGGGTAAGAGAATATGCAAGTGTTTTAGATTTTCCGGCCGAAAAGAAAACAATTTTGATTGCATGTGAAAATATTAATGAAATAAAAAAAGCACAACTGAATATAATTTCAAGTGAAGAGAAATATAAGTTGTTAACAAACAACATTGATGAAATGATTCTTATGCACGATGTAAATGGTGAAATAAATTATGTAAATGAAGCTGGACTCAGCCTTTCGGGATTTGATTTTTCTGAACTAATGGGTCGGAATATTTACAAACTTTTTAGTGAAGAATATGGACATGAAATTCGTGATTATATAGCCAACAGTGAAAAGATCAATTCACTCTTCCTTTTTGAAGTGAAGTTAATATGTAAAAATGGACTTAAAATTCCATTAGAAATTAGTGTTAATAAACTCAAGAAGCATAATTCACATGAAAATTTATTGGTTGTTGCGCGGGATACCCGGTTAAGGAAATCCGAAGTTCAAAACTTAAGAGACTATAATGAAGAACTGAAAAAATCAAATTCTGCTAAAGATAAATTCTTTTCCATTATAGCTCATGACTTACGAAGTCCGTTTAATGCTTTGTTAAGCTACACAGAAATTTTACTTGAAGATTTTGATGAATTAAAAAAAGATGAATTAAAAGAGTATATCCACCACATTAAAAATGTTTCGGGAAACATTTTTGAGTTACTTAACAATTTGCTTGATTGGTCTAGAATGCAAACCGATAAATATCAAATTGATCCTGTTAATGTTGACATACAAGAAGCAATTTATGTTGTACTAAGATTATTCCGTGAAAGTGCAAAGAGTAAAAAGATCGATATGCAATTTGAAAGTGATACGAGATGCTATGCTTATGCAGATGCAAATATGATTTCAACTATTCTAAGAAATCTCATTTCGAATGCTATAAAATTTTCGGAAGATAATTCAGTAATCAAAATTAGTTCTACAAACGAAAAAGATTATGTCCGGGTTACAATTGAAGATAACGGTGTTGGAATGCTTGAAGAAGATATTGCAAAACTTTTTAGAATTGATATTAACTATACAACCTTAGGGACGCATAAAGAAAAAGGAACCGGGTTGGGTTTGGTTTTATCCAAAGAAATGATTGAGAAAAATGGCGGAGAAATTTTTGTTGAAAGTCATATTGGAAAAGGAACTAAATTTTCGTTTACAATCCCAAAGAAGTAA